From a region of the Bacillota bacterium genome:
- a CDS encoding recombinase family protein, with product MTFNGRSGDSSGRVAIYARLSVNENGERDESLETQCQLLQGFVEQYELGAFGFYVDSDISGTCFDRPGLIQLVKDINEGSVNTVLVKDLSRLGRNNGETLTFLDFLREKDIRLIALGDNYDSFRDDDDTIGIRTWVNEHYARDISKKVRYNLKKKMQNGQFLGRPPFGYLKSGQQKNKLVVDERYKDIIGEIFDLYISGWGYRALAEYVQNMGIPTPSQDKGYAGAAQARRWNEQHIRRIIKNRVYCGDTVQGVSEKVSFKSKKTRRLDSERWIVVADTHQPVISRETFTLAQQIREKRCREGQGRKRKDHSGPHLFTGFLVCAACGSNHTYRKKRSGAAGYICGQYNRFGRKGCSSHYIREKTLANYIIKDIKYMAKGISFQQQLIEKYRQESSVLKNMDTEIERIENEVARRNRQLQITYMDRVRGIISEQIYLAAVDAIKREIGLLTHRIQKQYDQVHAASKDIDVNELLNTLSAELLNAEDVDRVLLENYMKKIIVLEKGDTIHQNIWGKHSLQMLSGKHLHAMEQDDSRLILVYNLDW from the coding sequence ATGACCTTCAATGGGAGATCCGGGGATAGCAGTGGCAGGGTGGCTATATATGCCCGGCTGAGCGTGAACGAAAATGGTGAGCGAGATGAGAGTTTGGAAACACAATGCCAATTGCTTCAAGGTTTCGTAGAGCAATACGAACTGGGGGCTTTTGGCTTTTACGTGGACAGTGATATATCGGGTACCTGTTTTGACCGGCCGGGATTGATACAGCTGGTAAAAGACATCAATGAAGGCAGCGTTAATACTGTTCTCGTGAAGGATTTATCCCGGTTGGGAAGAAATAACGGGGAAACGCTAACATTTTTAGATTTTTTAAGAGAAAAGGATATTCGATTAATTGCACTGGGAGATAATTATGACAGTTTTAGAGATGATGATGACACTATTGGCATTAGAACCTGGGTCAATGAGCATTATGCACGGGATATATCAAAAAAGGTGCGTTATAATTTAAAAAAGAAGATGCAAAACGGGCAATTTTTAGGGCGGCCCCCTTTTGGTTATTTAAAATCGGGGCAGCAGAAAAATAAACTTGTAGTGGATGAGCGTTATAAAGATATAATTGGTGAAATATTTGACTTATATATAAGCGGGTGGGGTTATAGGGCCCTAGCTGAATATGTTCAGAATATGGGTATCCCCACGCCAAGTCAGGACAAAGGTTACGCCGGTGCTGCTCAGGCCAGGAGGTGGAACGAACAGCACATCCGCCGCATCATTAAGAACAGGGTATACTGCGGAGATACTGTGCAGGGGGTGAGTGAAAAGGTTTCTTTTAAATCCAAGAAAACCAGGCGACTTGACAGTGAAAGGTGGATTGTGGTTGCAGATACTCACCAACCTGTGATCAGCCGGGAAACTTTTACTCTTGCCCAGCAGATACGGGAAAAAAGATGCCGGGAAGGTCAGGGAAGGAAAAGGAAGGACCATAGCGGTCCTCACCTTTTTACCGGTTTTTTAGTTTGCGCAGCCTGTGGAAGCAATCATACTTACCGCAAGAAAAGAAGCGGGGCGGCGGGGTATATTTGTGGGCAATACAACAGGTTTGGCCGAAAAGGTTGCTCCAGCCATTATATTAGGGAAAAAACATTAGCTAATTATATAATTAAAGACATTAAGTACATGGCAAAAGGTATTTCCTTTCAGCAACAATTAATTGAAAAATACCGGCAAGAAAGCAGTGTGCTAAAGAATATGGATACAGAAATTGAACGAATAGAAAATGAGGTCGCTCGGCGAAACCGGCAACTGCAGATTACCTACATGGACAGGGTGCGGGGAATAATTTCAGAGCAGATTTATTTGGCGGCAGTTGATGCTATAAAAAGGGAAATAGGGCTGTTGACCCACCGTATACAAAAGCAATACGACCAAGTACACGCTGCGTCCAAAGATATAGATGTAAACGAGTTATTGAACACTTTGAGTGCGGAATTGTTAAATGCGGAAGATGTCGATCGAGTATTGCTGGAGAACTATATGAAAAAGATAATTGTCCTGGAAAAGGGTGATACAA